The DNA region gaagagctaaatcACATCTATGCTCGCttggaggcaagcaacactgaagcatgcatgagagcagctgttccggacgactgtgtgatcactctctccgtagcctacgtgagtaagacctttaaacaggtcaacattcacaaggctgcggggccagacggattaccaggacgtgtgctccgggcatgtgctgaccaactggcaggtgtcttcactgacattttcaacatgtccctgattgagtctgtaataccaacatgtttcaagcagaccaccatagtccctgtgcccaagaacacaaaggcaacctgcctaaatgactacagacccgtagcactcacgtccgtagccatgaagtgctttgaaaggctggtaatggctcacatcaacaccattatcccagaaaccctagacacactccaatttgcataccgcccaaacagatccacagatgatgcaatctctattgcactccacactgccctttcccacctggacaaaaggaacacctatgtgagaatgctattcattgactacagctcagcgttcaacaccatattaccctcaaagctcatcactaagctaaggatcctaggactaaacaccttcctctgcaactggatcctggacttcctgactggccgcccccaggtggtgagggtaggtagcaacacatctgtcacgctgatcctcaacactggagccccccaggggtgcgtgctcagtcccctcctgtactccctgttcacccacgactgcatggccaggcacgactccaccatcattaagtttgcagacgacaacagtggtaggcctgatcaacaacgagacagcctacagggaggaaggaggtcagagacctggccggttggtgccaggataacaacctctccctcaacgtaaccaagactaaggagacaacaggaaaaggaggaaccgagcacatccccattctcatcgacggggctgaagtggagcaggttgagagcttcaagttccttggtgtccacatcaccaacaaactagaatggtccaaacacaccaagacagttgtgaagagggcacgacaaagcctattccccctcaggaagctaaagatttggcatgggtcctcagatcctcataatgttctacagctgcaacatcgagagcatcctgactgcttgcatcactgcctggtacggcaaatgctcggcctccgaccgcaaggcactacagagggtagtgcgtacggcccagtacatcactggggctaagctgcctgccatccaggctaagctgcctgcaatccagaggaaggccttaaaaattgtcaaagaccccagccaccccagtcatagactgttctctctactaccgcatggcaagctgtaccggagtgccaagtctaggacaaaaaggcttctcaacagtttttacacccaagccataagattcctgaacaggtaatcaaatggctacctggactatttgcattgtgtgccaacCAACCCctcttatgctgctgctactctcggtttatcatatatgcatagtcactttaactatacattcatgtacatgctacctcaattggcctgacCAACCAGTGACCCCGCActttggctaaccgggctatctgcattgtcccgccacccgccaacccctctttttaggctactgctattctctgtttatcatatatgcatagtcactagtcactttaaccatatctacatgtacatactacctcaatcagcccgactaaccggtgcctgtatgtagcctcgctactgttatttgtcactgtctttttactgttttatttctttacttacctattgttcacttaatacatgtttttgttggttagagcctgtaggtaagcatttcactgtaaggtctacacctgttgtatttggcgcacgtgataaataaactttgatttggttgGGCTAATCAATGTAGTCAGAACtgaattccacaaagcctggtctctaCTCAACTCTGTTGGCGGAGTTCTTTAGAAACTTTATTCACTATGGAGTTGCGTTTAGTCAGCTACTAGCTTTCTAGCTATAGTCTTCAAGTGGGAAGACTATAGTGGGAAGACAAtccagaggaaggccttaaaaattgtcaaagaccccagccaccccagtcatagactgttctctctactaccgcatggcaagctgtaccagtgtaatgaaacaggcagggagcaggtctcgaaccctcgacctcctagcccgaggtccggcgcgctatcgactgtgccgcaaaagcatgctcatgcTCATGCTTCCCacttgacaactccattgtgtcctcctcccagagtgctaagaaccttggcgtgatcctggacaacaccctgtcgttctcaactaacatcaaggcggtgacccgttcctgtaggttcatgctctacaacattcgcagagtacgaccctgcctcacgcaggaagcggcgcaggtcctaatccaggcacttgtcatctcccgtctggattactgcaactcgctgttggctgggctccctgcctgtgccattaaacccctacaactcatccagaacgccgcagcccgtctggtgttcaactttcccaagttctctcacgtcaccccgctcctccgctctctccactggcttccagttgaagctcgcatccgctacaagaccatggtgcttgcctacggagctgtgaggggaacggcacctccgtaccttcaggctctgatcaggccctacacccaaacaagggcactgcgttcatccacctctggcctgctcgcctccctacctctgaggaagtacagttcccgctcagcScagtcaaaactgttcgctgctctggcaccccaatggtggaacaaactccctcacgacgccaggtcagcggagtcaatcaccaccttccggagacacctgaaaccccacctctttaaggaatacctaggataggataaagtaatccttctaacccccccccccccttaaaagagttagatgcactattgtaaagtggttgttccactggatatcataaggtgaatgcaccaatttgtaagtcgctctggataagagcgtctgctaaatgacttaaatgtaatgtaaatgtaagtgtaAAATCCATATAGTGAGCGTTTACTACTTGTCAATCCTATAGCTAACTAATCCAACTCCATTTTCACCTTCTCCATTCTCCTACAACAGCCCTCTCCAGTTGCCTGCAGCCTGCCTCCACACTGgaaccttctcttcctctcttccctcatctGTGAGTCATCCTGTTTTATTTTTGACACTCCCAGTACAGCGCCACTAGCCTTGATGCCCCCAGCACTATTGTGCCAATAGCCTTGACGGTGTCTCTGTGTGGTTTCGGCTTTACTCCTTCAACACCTTGTCTACATCGCCTTGATGCACTGTTAGTCTATAACTAGGACCCTGAGTTTTCATTGTCAGATCACATGGCCAGGAAAAAGTGAGTACCCTATATAGAGCATGGATGACAAACACTATTCTGCTGAACTTTTATCtagtaaattacacatttctcttTTCCTTCCAGGTGATTGTCACAGAGGAGCCGGACAAGCTGTACCAGAAGGTGTCTGTGCTGGTGAAGGGCCATGACAAAGCAGTCCTGGACAGCTATGAGTTCTTCGCCATCCTGGCTGCCAAAGAGCTGGGAGTCACTCTGGGCAAAGTGTGAGTTGACATTAAGGGGTGTTAAGCTGTTACTGTCACATCAGTTTATTATGTTCCCATCTCTGAGTTGTCCTTTGACTAAATGAGCACAGAGCATCTCTAACCCACTTTTACATTTAGATAGCAGTGCCAATCTGCTTTGATGATGctcaatgtttttgttttctcactGTGGGACAATACTCACTCAAAAGGCTGTCTATTTTCTTTTTGCACTAGATTTGAGCCTCCAAAGAACATTGAGCGGCTGACACTTCTGAAATCTGTCCACATCTTCAAGAAACACAGGGTCCAGTACGAAATGAGGACGCACTACCGCTGCATAGAGGTGAGGCAAACAGTCTTCTTCCACCCTTAAGTTCCAACAAATGCCTCTACCCTCATCTTTTTCAGAACTAGAACATACCATTGGGGATTGTTTCCACTCCTATTGATTCTGTTTGAACTCCTGAAGAGTCAATGGATTCATAGGGTTTATTTCAAGATGAGATGGATGGCTATAGGGAAGGTTCAATGGACTGATACAGGGGGTCAGTGGTATGTCTACATCcccttttcatctctctcccttaGCTCTCTCGTGTGACTGGATCTACTGCACAGGTGTACCTGGAATACATACAGAGGAATCTGCCAGAGGGTGTGGCCATGGAGGTGACCAAGGTAAGATTGAGAAGATGTTACAGGTCCTGGGTAGATTTTCCTTTCTACAAATKTATTTTACATTTGTGTCCCCTTTTTTCCGACAccaaatacaaacatacacataatAAAGGCCGTCCattgtaaataattatttgtccttaactgacttgcctagttaaataaaaatatgaataactttCAAACGCACACAAAAAACGTCTACATTTCTTCTGCCcagacacacatgctcacaccccatccctagtgcctccattattgtttgccacatggccttcgcccatgctatttcaataataCATCTTTAGatgtttccattgtgttaatgatggtggattgattgatttttccacgtttttaaataaatgttttttcaagatgagtgagaAGAAAAGAGTCGTCCAGCCCATTGGGTATTTCACTACaaccccatatgccatgtcttgaaatatgcagggTCTGAATAGGTTCCATGGTATAGCTAAGTCAACCACAATGTCAACCATCTACaatttgtcattttttattttttttgctttgttatgcCGTCTTATGTAATCAGTAATAAGATCAGTCATATGCCTTAATCTGTTTTGGATATGATAAAGTATTTAGCATtcttatatacacacactcaaattTGAAAGTACGACTCCACTTCTGGTTGTAATATCTGTCTATCTTTAGACCTCCATGGAGAAGGTTCCAGAGCATATCCTGGAACCTATGTGGAATGACCCGCCAACTGAAGAGAAGCCCAGCCACATACATAAGCTGCTTATCTCAGCACCCAATCAAGACGACAGAACCTCCAGCCCTGAGACCGGTCCAGAGAATATGCTTGTTGACAAGGGTCAGCCAGAGCAAGGCACTGCATAGATGATCTGATCAACTTCTGAACAAATAGTTAGTGTAACTGTGCGGCCCCTAGCTCAGGCCAACCCTCATGAACAAGCAGTGACTCCGTATCAGGGCATCCTCCACAAAAGCAAGAACTGAAACTGACTCAGTCCAGAGAGATGGTCAGTAGTCATCTGCTCTCTGAGTTAAGCTTATGCTGCTCATTTTAGTTGGCTTTCTTTTTCTTGTAATGTCCAAATTTCTGTACTCCAAAAGACTACAagatgtatgttatgtatgttttGTTATTAAACTATTAATTATCATGTCTATCTTTGTTTGACGATGTGTTCTTTGGAATACTGGTACCATGTGCAAGTCAGTCGGATTCATAACTGTTTTCACAACATCAATTAAGATATTTTGAGAGTTATTTGCCAGATAAAGAAGGATTATGTTGGATGTAACGTATGCACCATAGcagactggctttcttgatgagTATTGATTTGGTTTGCTTTGTGTCGTTCTGTAATCAGTATAGAAGGCCAACACACAAAATGAATTGAGATGTTTATTGAAGAACAGCAATACACAAACTGGAAATGATTGCATTGaattagaatatatatttttaacatacTCACCACAATGGCTACTGATTATGAATTTCAGATCCTTTCCTTATTCTGACCAAATGAAAGGCCTGTGCTTCATGTTATATAAGCAGTtgtcctagtaaaattcccttcATTTAATCAACATGGTCACTTCCTCTGGCTGCTCTACATAAAAACCTCTGATCCGGCCCCTACCCCTGGATCCAGATGAGTCATACGTAAGAAGACAACGCACAGCCATTAATCATATTAAGCCTCTGAGTCATCTCAACCTTGGGTGGAGATGAGTGAGGAAGCTTGGATCGCTTTAAAGTCTTTGCTGCAGTTGACTCGGGCAACGTTAAGGTCCTTTCTGCTGTCCTTATGTCAagtatgtatattttatatttcagtgcCATATTGATCATTTGTACTGACATAGGCTATGGACTGGTGGTAatctattaaaggcccagtgcagtcgaaATTCAGTTTTacttgtgttttgtatcatattgtacaacagttgatgtaactaacactgtaaaaatgTGAtctgtgttatttcctgatagttgctggtcgaaaatacaatctacacaggaccttctaatcagcaggtttgcatcgGCGGAGGTTTGGGCTTTCCATGGTGATATTACCATGCAGTAAATTGGTTAAAGTTGCACTATGTAGAAATcaatctgccatttcctggttgctaaaactcatatacagtgcattctgaaagtattcaaaccccttgactttttccacattttgttatgttacagccttactctaaaatggattaaataatttctCCCATCCCACCCCCCATCcatttacacacactaccccataatgacaaagcagaaacaggtttatagaaattagCAAATGTATAATTACAAAAACAACATATATTTACGTAAGTAATTCAGACCCTcacctcagtactttgttgaagcaccttttgcacctttcacagcgattacagccttgagtcttcttgggtacactAAAACTTAGGGGTACAGCAAGGGTTCTTCTATGATCCTAAAAGTTCCTTGAAGAACCTTATGGTTCTTGGCTCTGAAAAATGCCCCCAAAATGTTCTTCAAGAACCCAAAAGTAGGTGGGGTTCATTGAGCAACCAacttaggttcctgcaagaatcCCCACCaactaactgcccaactgaaagatttggatttgaatttgagatgacagcaggtgcaggcacttaactgaaaaatgttaAGATCTCCTCAATGTAAGGTAAGGCTTCTCCTTTGAATGATCTAAATTTATATTGTTATGATcataccatctatcttttcatatttgtacaAATGGCAGTGTTTGACACTTTGTCcattttctaaaacagaaaatggacacaattcaatggatattaTCCAACAACGAAGTAAGAATATATTAAAGGCTATAGCTgcattgggtgcagatgactgaactgctcacttttgtgtgtgtctgagtctgcaggtatacagaccaGGAGGCACACAAAGGTATTGGTATGTTTTGCAGATCACATGTATCATCTACAGTTCATTTTGTTTTCTCTAAAACCAGATAGGACTTGGTCACAGCAGCCTCCCTTATCTCTTCAATGGAAATCCCAGAGGCCTCTACATTATTTACAAGGTATTTGTATaaaaaccattatcaaaagtgaaaaGTAATTTTCCCATTCACATTTATCataaaaaccaaggtatgaatactgccatgtgcatttttttttaaatctgtataATTGCAATTTTTGGGATTCACacacttcaccctccctacaacTCTGATGagtataacaggaaacctgttcgatcaccGTGCACTGCCAAatctggctatggatacggagaacatcaacacattaacatcaacatgcCGGAGGATATACCCATTAGACTTGGGGCTCGGCTGGGCGTTTACCtcttatttagatttttaaattctGTTTTCCCTCTAAAATATTAATAAACACCGACAACTGaaatattgtgttattattatgtgtattattattaataatagggCAAGGGGGAGTTCAAAAATGTACCCAAAAAGGTACTTCAAAAGGTTATTTGAGGATTCATTAAAAGGGTTtcttttgaagaaccattttaaaagggttcttcgaagaACTTAGAGGTtccccccacagtttcaatttgaagaacccctaaaggatactccaggaaccttttctttttagagtgtatgACGTTAcaaactttgcacacctgtatttggggagtttctcccaatctctgcagatcctctcaagctctcaggttggatggtgagcgttgctgaacaactattttcaggtctctacagagatgttcaatcgggttcaagtctggactctggctgggccactcaagacttgtcctgaagccactcctgcattgtcttggctgtgtgcttagggttgttgtcctgttggaaggtgacccttcgccccagtctgaggtcctgagcgctctggagcaggttttcatcaaggatctctctgtactttgctccggtcatctttccttcaatcctgactagtatcccagaccctgccgctgaacaacatccccacagcatgatgctgccaccaccatgcttcactgtagggatggtgccaggtttcctccagacgtgaagcttggcattcaggcctttccaaatcatgtccaatcaattgaatttaccacaggtggactccaatcaagttgtagcaacatctcaaggatgagcaatggaaacaggatacacctgagctcaattttgagtctcatagcaaagggtctgaatacttgtgtaaatcaggtatttatgtttttatttgtaataaatctaCAAACATTTCTATACACATTTTggaattatggggtattgtgtgtagattgatgagggggaaaaaatatttgatccattttagaacacagctgtaacgtaagaaaatgtggaaaaagtcaaggggtctgaatactttcctaaggctctgtactgaacaaaaatataaacgcaacattcaattatttcaaatattttacttagttacagttcatatgaggaaatcaattaattgaaataaattcattaggcccttatctatggagttcacgactgggaatacagatctgttggtcagaaaactagtcagaccatttgcctcatgcagtgcgacacatttcctttgcatagagttgatcaggctgttgattgtggcctgtggaatgttttcccacttcaatggctgtgcaaagttgctggatattggcagaatctggaacacgctgtcgtacacgtaaatccagagcatcccaaacatgctcaatggttgacatgtcttgtgaatatgcaggccaggaattgtgtgcagatccttgtgacatggggctgtgcattatcatgctgaaacatgaggtgatggcagcagatgaatggcatgacaataggcctctggatctcgtcacagtatctctgtgcattcaaattgccatcgataaaatgcaattgtgttcgttgtccgtagcttatgcaggcccatacaataaccccaatgccaccatggggcactcggttcacaatgttgacatcagcaaaccggtcGCCAAAATGACTTCATACACGtgatctgcagttgtgaggccggttggatgtactgccaaattctctacaatgatgttggaggcggcgtatgatagagaaattaactttcaattctctggcaacagctctggtggacattcctgcagtcagcatgccaattgcatgctccctcaaaacttgagacatctgtggcattgtgttgtgtgacaaaactgcatattttagcgtggcattttattgtccccagcacaaggtgcacctgtgtaatgatcaggtggatggattatcttcgctaaggagaaatgctcactaacagagatgtacaCACATTTGTacataacatttgagagaaataagatttttttgtgtattgaacatttctgggatcttttatttcagctcatgaaacatgggaccaacactttacatgttgcgtttatattttttttaatgtagtaTAAGATAGTacaatctaaaccgctgtgaataTACTTTCcaaaaccaaaaatattgtttcaGCTGTTTTAAGCTcatgtacaaaaccaaaagtaaaagacacaaaaacagcaTTTAAGAATGGGAAGGATAGAAATAGCTCACATAGAACAACAGCTCTACCGCTTCTTggacttgctttcaagtagaatgatagatctataactcacatttctatgtgaatttggtcgtcgcccaaaaagttacatatttccacTTGACCAATAACAAAGTGAGTTCCAAAGCTcttccaataacagctagttttaagtttccccctccccactaagaccactcccagacagtccttgcTAAATTTtagcttgagaaatagtttttgctaaaaagctatttttgtcaatttgaatggaaatctattacagtatggtacttaattgttacccagaaataatttaATATTGACATAAAAACGTCTGCTTTGGGCCTTTAAATCATCTATTGACGATTAGGCCATTACGATAATGTGGAGCCGCAGGGCACCGGGCAATGGCCTGGCACGTCATCGAGCGAAAGCGGGGAGGGAGGAGCGCCATTCTGAACTCGGAACAGTAATCTGTGCCGCTCAATAattttgtcaacaaggcagcatggtgcatcgtccagaaacatacatattttacataaaataaatgtttgaattttCTAACTATTTTTCATTGGGATGgcagataaatatttttttatccaaagcgatCACTTTTGCATGGGAAAACCCAGAATCCTACTAATTACTACACGTGATTAATTAATTCACTAAATGTCGAGGCGATTGCGCCGTGGGCTTTGAACAgggcacctggctcacgcccgggaggcagcccggttACAAATCCCATGAAATCTACTTTCAGCCGATGCAAAACATGCCTACACGGCCGCGATTAATCGACACCCTCATTGACTGAACGTAATAATCAACACTTAACAAAACCCACTTAAACCCTGTAATTTACATATGGTAATCATTATTACCATAATTATCATATTGCTAAAAACATACCTTAGCTTATGGCTCTTTGTGTGCTTCAGTGTCCTTTATGTACATTCATGTTTGGATGTAAGATATACCATAGCGTTGTACCTAAAAAGGCAATTCATTGCTGTATTACAAAATACATCTAAAGACAACAGAAACAATAGGCAATGTTCTCCCTTTTCCTTTCTGCCTCACCTGCTTCAAAAGAATGTAGATTGACCACGGTTTCCAGACTTTCTCTCCATTTCCATCCTGTAAAAGAGAATCTCCAAGAttcaaagggagggaggggagggatttGGAC from Salvelinus sp. IW2-2015 linkage group LG14, ASM291031v2, whole genome shotgun sequence includes:
- the mrps10 gene encoding small ribosomal subunit protein uS10m isoform X2; protein product: MAAPVVIGRNIRTFGRIFVGVSQSGSIGLNACRYHWRSTLFRPLQLPAACLHTGTFSSSLPSSVIVTEEPDKLYQKVSVLVKGHDKAVLDSYEFFAILAAKELGVTLGKVFEPPKNIERLTLLKSVHIFKKHRVQYEMRTHYRCIELSRVTGSTAQVYLEYIQRNLPEGVAMEVTKTSMEKVPEHILEPMWNDPPTEEKPSHIHKLLISAPNQDDRTSSPETGPENMLVDKGQPEQGTA
- the mrps10 gene encoding small ribosomal subunit protein uS10m isoform X1 — protein: MAAPVVIGRNIRTFGRIFVGVSQSSLQGSIGLNACRYHWRSTLFRPLQLPAACLHTGTFSSSLPSSVIVTEEPDKLYQKVSVLVKGHDKAVLDSYEFFAILAAKELGVTLGKVFEPPKNIERLTLLKSVHIFKKHRVQYEMRTHYRCIELSRVTGSTAQVYLEYIQRNLPEGVAMEVTKTSMEKVPEHILEPMWNDPPTEEKPSHIHKLLISAPNQDDRTSSPETGPENMLVDKGQPEQGTA